The Flammeovirga pectinis genomic interval GTTATTTGATGTGGATGATCCTGCAACAAATCCATATATCTATTATTCTTTTGATGAGATTTTAGATTTAAATGGTCATACTAATTTTACTATTGATTTAAAATTCAAAGAGGGGCTGTTCCCTGATCAAATGCGAGTTGATTTATCCAATGAAAGCGGGGATGATATTAGTGGAGATAATTTTAGAATTAGATCTGATGCTATGCAGGTTGATTGCAATATTTGGAGATATACTTATTCTTTTGACCCTAATGAACTTAATTTAAGTAGAGTTGGAGGTATTAAGTTGTATATAAATTATGGCTTTTCTGCTGCAATGAGAGGTGGTATAGAAATATCAGATTTTACATTTAATACAGAGAGCCAAAGCAACGAGCAAATATCTACAGATAATTCATGTGGTTGCATTGATGATATTCCATTGTCTGCCGACGGTTTTGTAGCAACTAAATATGTTATTGCTCCAAATCCATCAAAATCGAATCAGACATTAACAATATACGGTAGTAGTGTGAGCGATGTGTCTTTATTTGATCTACAAGGTAGATTGATTATTGAATACACAGAGGTTAAACAGAATAAAATAGTTTTGCCTCATCTATCAAAAGGGATTTATGCTATACGAGTAGTAGGCCAACAAGGTGCTTACACAACTCAGTTGATTATTAATTAGCAGTATAGAAAACCTTATTCTAAAAGCTATCAAATTATTTGGTAGCTTTTTTTATGTTCAAATTTTACATTGATGTATAACTTATTAAGCTTTATCATTACTATATCCATAACCCTAGTGAATTCCTATAGAACAATTGAAGTACAAAGGATAGTATAAATGATTTATAGATTAAAGTGTCTAAGTACAAAGACAAAATTATATAACAGTAATTCCTATTATTTTTTCTGATTACAGCCTTTTAAAAACTTTAAATAGAACCACTATTTATACGTTTTTTAGCGTTGTACTCACAAAAAATATTTAAGAATTAATTATGATTTATTTTTGGCTTAGTACTTATCAAGTAATAATTGATTCATCGTTTGAATATAAAGTTGATGTGCTGTGAAAAAATGAGCACAAAAAAAGCCACTATCGTTAAATAGTGGCTTTAGTATATTTTAGAAAGCAATACTAGTTGTTATTGCTTTTTAATTTACGTTTAGTTTCTGTTACTTCGAATGCTTCGATAACGTCACCAACTTTAATGTCAGAGTACTTTTCGATACTCAAACCACATTCATAACCGAATTTAACTTCAGCTACATCGTCTTTGAAACGTTTCAGTGCACCAACAGAACCACCGTCGCTACCGCCGTAAACTACTACGCCGTCGCGGATAATACGGATTTTCGAGCTACGTTTGATGTAACCATCAGTAACGTAACAACCTGCAACCGTACCAACTTTAGTGATTTTGAATACATCACGAACTTCAACATTACCAACGATTTTCTCTTCTAAGTCCGGATCTAATAGACCTTCCATAGCGTCTTTAACATCGTCAATAGCATTGTAGATTACTGAGTAATGACGTACCTCGATACCTTCTTTCTCAGCAAGTATTCTTGCATTCTTCGTAGGACGAACTTGGAAACCAATGATTAATGTAGGGTTTTCCTTATCCGCTGCAGCTAATAGGATATCTGACTCAGTCAAGGCTCCAACTGCTTTATGGATAATTCTAACTTCTACTTCATCGTTAGATAATTTCAATAATGAATCAGATAGTGCTTCAACAGAACCATCCACATCACCTTTGATAATTAAGTTCAACTGACGAAGTTCTCCTTGTGCTAAACGCTTGAATAGATCAAGGTTAGGACGTTGAGAAGCTCTTAAACTTTGCTCTCTAGCTAATTGCTCACGTCTGTTTGCAATTTCTCTAGCTTCACGTTCAGAATCAAGAACGTTTAACTTATCACCTGCTTGAGGAGCACCACTTAAACCTAACACCTGAACAGGAGTAGAAGGTGGAGCTACTTTCAATCTGTGTCCTCTATGGTCAAGCATTGCTTTCACTTTACCATAATATCCACCTGCAAGCATTACATCACCAACACGCATAGTACCATTTTGTACTAATACTGTTGCTAAGTAACCACGACCTTTATCAAGAGATGCTTCTACAATTGTACCAGCAGCGTTCTTGTTAGGGTTAGCCTTAAGTTCTAATACTTCAGATTCTAAGATTACACCTTCTAATAAGTCGTCGATACCTTGTCCAGATTTGGCAGAAATTTCAAATACTTGATATTTACCACCCCAATCTTCAACAAGAATATTCATTTGCGATAATTGATTTTTAATATTATCAACGTTCGCATTTGGTTTATCAACCTTGTTAATTGCAATTACAATCGGCACTTCCGCAGAAAGTGAGTGATTGATTGCTTCTTTTGTTTGCGGCATCACATTATCGTCTGCTGCAATTACAATAATTACAACATCGGTAACTTTAGCACCACGGGCACGCATTGCTGTAAATGCTTCGTGACCCGGTGTATCTAAGAATGCGATACGTTTACCAGATTTAGTAGTCACGTCATATGCACCAATGTGCTGCGTGATACCACCTGCTTCACCATCAGCTACGTTTTCGTTACGGATATAATCAAGTAATGATGTTTTACCGTGGTCAACGTGACCCATGATTGTTACAATTGGAGCTCTATCTTGTAAATCTTCAGGCTTGTCTTCTTTTTCAAGAGGAGCATCAATTTCTTCTTCAGCAGAAGTAAATTTAGCCTCAAAGTTAAACTCAGTAGTAATTAACTCAATTGTTTCTTTATCTAAACGTTGGTTTATAGAGATAAACATACCGTTATTCATGCAAGTCATAATAATATCACTTACACCAATATCCATCATTGTTGCTAAATCATTTGTAGAAATGAATTCAGTAACTGTAATGATGTGTTGTTCTGCTGCCTCTTTTTGTAAACGTGCTTCGTTTTCAGCTTCACGCTTACTACGTTTAGCTTGCTTATGTTTGCCACGAGTAGATTTAAAACCTGATTGGTTTAATTGAGAGTTTGCACGTTTCATTCCAGATTGGATATCCTTTTCAGATACCTTCCCTTTCTTAGCTACTCCTCCACCAACTTTTTTCTTATTGGTACCAGTTCTGCTCGATTGAGCATCTGCGTTACGGAATGTCTTTTCTCCAGAACCTTGTCCTTGACCCTGTCCACCTTGTCCTGGTCCTCTATTACCTTGACCTGGTCCACGGTTTCCTTGTCCCGGTCCACGATTTCCACCTTGTCCTTGACCTGGTCCACGATTTCCACCTTGTCCTTGTCCTGGTCCACGGTTTCCACCTTGTCCTTGACCTGGTCCACGATTTCCACCTTGTCCTTGTCCACCTTGTCGGTTTCCGCCTTGACCTTGACCACCTTGACGATTACCGCCACCTTGACCTTGTCCTTGACCACCTTGTCGGTTTCCACCTTGACCTTGTTGACCTTGAGGTCCTTTTCCGTCAGAGTTTCCTACAGGAACACGTTTTCTCTTACGTTTCTTTTGAGCATTTTTATCATCAGAAGAAGCAACCGGTTTTGGTTTTTTCTTACGACGGTTCTCAAAAGATGAAAGATCTACCTTACCAACAACAGTAAGTCCTTTCAATTCGTCAGCTTTTGCACTAATAGCTGCTTTGTTTTCACCTGCTGTAGCCTCATTAGTAGGGGCTGGCGCTTTTGCCTCGGTAGTAGCCTCTTTTGGCTTATTAGCCTTCTCAACCTTCTGAGCAGGCTTTCCTTTGTTTTCTTGTTTCTTCACTTCTTGCTTTGGTTGCTCTGGCTTAGTTTCCTGAGCTTTTGTTGCTTTCGCAGGAGAAGCTTTAGGTTCTTCTTTTTGAACCGGTTTCTTAGCTTCTACTTTTGGTTTTTCCGCTTTAACAGCAGGTTTTTCCGCTTCTACCTTAGGGGCAGGAGCTGGTTTATCTTTAACAGGAGCTTTTTTAGCTGCTGGTTTCTTTTCAACTTTTTTAGGAGTTTCAAGATCCATTTTACCAACGACTTTTAAACCTGGACGTCCGCTATATGCTTCTGGCTCAGGTTTTGGCTCTGCAGGTTTTTCTTTCTTAGGATTCGAAGAGGCTTTTTCAGATGGAGCAGAATTCTTAATGATCAGATGATCGTCCTCTTTGTTCTCTGTTTTTGGACCTTTCTTTTTCTTAGATTCAATCACAGTATTTCCTACTTGAGAAGAAATTGAGATCTGAGATGCTTCTGCTTTCTCTTGCATAGATTTAGCATTCATCTTCTTAAGCATTTCGAAATGCTCCTGCGTAATCTTAGCATTTGGAGATGAAGACTCGATATCGATATTCTTCTTCTTCAATTGCTCGACTAGCGTTGAGTGTCCAACGTTTAATTTTTTGGCCGCTTGACCTATTCTGATCATTTTTTGATCTGCCATATATTCCTTTTCGTAATACTTTGTTCGTAATTATTGCTTCACAGCAATCAAATTATAAGCGAAGTGCTTTAAGGAGCAATTCAATGACGAACCCATACACGTGAACACTCCTAGAGTGCAAAGATATAAGTTTGTTTCATAAAACTTAAATTTAATTGTAATAGATGTCTACCTTTTTGCACTTATTATTGTTATTCTTCAAAAATGAGTGCTTAAACGCAAGTTGTTTACAATTATTTTGATTGCTTTTCTTCTTTTTATAACAAAAAAGGAGGTCATAAAATTTATGACCTCCCAATATTATTACAATTATTTCAATTATAAATCTTCTATTTGGAAGTATTCATAATATAAAAACTGAACTTATTTCTTAATTACCTGAAGAACTTCATCAACAGTTTCGTCTTCTAAGTCTGTTTTTTCAATAACTTCTTCTCTTGTAATAGCAAGAACCGATTCTACAGTAGTAAGTCCAACTTGCTTGAATTCGTCAATGATCCATTCTTCAATATCAGAAGCAAAGTTGCCAAGGTCTATGCCTTCAACTACAACTGTTGTTTCTGCTTCTGCTGCAGGTTCCGTTGCTGGAGCTGCTGTAGAAGTAGGAGTTTCAAAATCCTCATCATCCATATCTCCAGAATAATCTACTTCGATTTCTTCATCGTCGTTGTTTTCTTGAGGTTGGTTTTTAGGAGAGTTATCTTCTTCAAATTCTTTACGAAGCGTATGCATAATTGCAAGCACCATTTCTTCTTCAAGATCTGTTCTTGTAACTAATTCATTTACTTCATGATCAAGAACAGCTTTAGCAGTATCTAAACCAATGTTTTTCAATTCTAATAGCATCCAATCATCGAATACATCATTGAATTCCATTAAGTCGATATCGAAATCTTCAACTTCGTGTTCTTGTAACTCTCTGAATACATCAATTTCGTATCCAACTAACATAGAAGCTAATTTAATGTTTTGGCCACCTTTACCAATTGCCAAAGAAACTTGGTCTTTAGGTAAAACTACTTCAACACGTTTTTCTTCTTCATTAATTTTAACTGTATTAATGTGAGCAGGGCTTAAAGAACGTCTTATTAATAGGTCAAGATTTTCTGTAAAGTTAATTACATCAATGTTCTCGTTTTGTAATTCACGTACAATAGAGTGGATACGTGATCCTCTCATACCTACACAAGCACCAACAGGGTCGATACGATCATCAAAAGATTCAACAGAAACTTTTGCTCTTTCACCTGGTTCACGAACGATATTTTTGATTGCGATTAAACCATCAAAAATTTCTGGAACTTCTTGTTCAAAAAGAAGACGTAAGAATAGCGGAGAAGTACGGGATAAAACAATCTTAGGATTGTTGTTATTCATTTCTACTCTATCAATTACGGCACGGACGTGATCACCTTTTCTGTAACGATCTTTAGAGATCATTTCAGTTCTTGGTAAAGAAAGTTCGTTGTCGTCTTGGTCCATTATGATTAACTCACGACCTAAAGTTTGGTAAACTTCACCCATGATTAATTCTCCAACACGTTCTTTGTATTGATCGAAAAGTACTTTTTTCTCCAAGTCTTTCACTTTTTGAATAAGTGTCTGACGAGCAGTTTGTACCATTCTTCTACCAAAGAAATCAATTTCTACAGCTTCAGCAACTTCTTCATCTACTTCAAAATCTTCTTCGATTTTTTTAGCGTCAGTTAAATGGATTTGAGTTTGAGCATCAAATTCTTCTGCATCATCTGCAACAATTTGACGGTATCTCCAAATTTCCAAGTCACCAGCATCAACGTTAATAATTACGTCAAATGTAGCGTCGTCACCATATTGTTTACGAATCATTGTTTTAAAAACATCCTCCAATATTTTAATCATTGTAGGACGGTCAATGCCTTTCATTTTGGCAAATTCCTTAAACGATTCGATGAGTTCCATGCTGTTCATATCTGCAACTGTTTTGTTTTATTTTTATAGGGTTTTAATTATTTGAAAGAAACTTCAACTACAGTGTTATCAATGTCGTTGAATGGAATTTCCATCTCTTTAATTGTTACCTTCTTTTTTCCTTTTTCTGTAATTTCAGCATCTATTAAAATGCTTTCTTCTTTTACTTCTTTCAAAGTACCAGTGAATTTTGTCTCATTGTTTCTCGTAACAGTAATTTTACGGTCTACATTTTTGACATATTGTCTATGTAACTCTAGCGGTTCACCAATACCAGCCGAAGTTACTTCAAATTGATATTCGTCGTCTTTAATCAAGTCTCTTTCATCAAGTTCGTGTCCTACTTCTCTTGATACTTTAGTTACTTGCTCAATAGTGACCCCGTTGTCGCCATCTAAAATTATTAAAACTTTTAAACGACGAGCACCTTTTGCATCTACTTTTACAACATATAAGGATTCATCCGGTAAATGTTGCTCAACGATTTTTTTTATCTGTGCGGCTAATTCCATACACTTTTCAGCTTCAAATTTGAAAACAATTAGGTTTTGATGAGAAAATCTAAAATTCCTTCATCAAAGTGTGAAAGTAATTAATTTATTATTTGATTGAAAATCAGTTAAGTATAATTAATCATTTTCTGCATCCCTTAAAAAAAAGCAAACAAAAAAGGGAGCTAAATTTGCTCCCTTCTAGATGCTTTTCGTGATGTTGACACAAAGATACTTATTACAATCAATTTTGCAATAAGTTTTTCTTAATTTCTTAGTTTGATAACATAATCTGCTACGGCATTAAGTTGCTCTTTGGATAAATCGTTCTCACTAAATTTAAACATTACACCTTTACCATTACGTACAATATGCTCAATTCCGTCTTTGTCAAGCTTACTTTCTGATAATTTTGGAGCATTACTTTTTTGTGCATCTCCATTAATACCATGACATTGTGAACATTTCTTAGTAAATAATTCTTTGCCATTATGTACAGCTGATATGTTCTCAGTTCCACCTGTCATAATTTTTTTAGCTTTAGCACGGTGCATTTCAGCCATTCCGTATGCCATAACTAAACATAAAACAGAAAGAACCATAAGGATCTTATTGTATTTTTTTGTTGCGATAACAGCTAAAGGAATAGATGCTACAACTAATGCGAATTTAATTCCTAATAAAGGAGTATAAACAGGCATTACTGTTAATAAATATCCTCCAGTTACTAAAAACAAAAGAGAGATAATCATTTCAGGAACCTTGATTACTTTTGCAAATTTTTGAAAAGCATCTTTCCCTACAAACATTAATACAGCTTTTACTAGATATATTAATAAGAATGTTGAAACAATAATTCTGTGTATAAGAAGTAAATCCATGATTTGTTAGATGTTACGTTTTTTTAGTATTAAAAAGTGATCATTTTTGATCTGTACCTATTTGGCTGCAATATGCATTATAATTTTTTAAAATACAGAAGTTTTGGTGATATAGATCACTATAATAATTCCAACTACCTGTAATTGAAAAAGTTTTATTGGTCTTGGTGTTCTAAATTTGATACGATATGTGCAAGTTCAATACCAACCTGTGATCCAATAGCTACACCCATTCCTCCCATTCTAACTCCAATAGCAATCCTATCAGAAAGTAACTTAATTATTGGCGTCTTTTTATCTCCAAAAGCCATTATTCCTGCCCATTTAGTATCAATTTTGTATGGAGTATTGGGTAAAATTGTAGTATTTAAAATAGATATTAAGTTTTCTATAATTGGTTTGGTGGTTTTTAACTCTGTAGTTGTTTCTCCATCGTAGTCTAAATGTCTACCTCCGCCAATTATAACTCTATCACCGTAATTTCTAAAATAATAATAACCTCTATCCATATGGAAAGTACCTTTAAAAGGAAGGTTTTTAATGGGATGTGTAATTAAAACTTGTCCTCTGCCTGGAGTTACTTCTAGTTGAGGGAGTAGTTGTTGTGTGAAAGCGTTTACACATATACAACATTTATTGGCATAGAAATCTATCTTTGCTCTATTATTATAGCTAGAACAAATAACCTTATCACCAAGGTCGTAGAATTCTTCTATTTTAGTACCCGTTATAATCTCTATATCTAATTGCCTTGCTATTTTAAGCAAAGCAGACATCATTTTACCGGTGTGAATTTGTCCTTCAAACTTATTAAATAGTAATTTCTGTACCTTATCCTTATTAAAGCCAAATGTACCAATATCATCAGAACGGTCAGAAAAAACGTTGTCGTTAAAGATAGGATAGAGTAAAGCGTTAATCTCTTCCATTCGAGTAACGTAATGTGCTTGTTCTTCTGTGATAAGTTCGTAACCACCTAGCTGTTTAAAATCTAGTGCATCGTCTCCTAGTTTAATTCTAAGGTTATTTAACCCCTTAAATCTTTTTTCTACAATAGATATTACTTCTTCTTTGGGCATGTTTTTTAAGTCGTCACAGATTTCTGTAAGACTACCAAAACAGGCAAAGCCAGCATTTTTTGTGCTAGCTCCAGAAGGTAATGTTCCCTTTTCTACAATTAAAACACGGTTGTTAGGGTGTTTTTCTTTATATTCTATTGCAGTAGTCAAGCCTACAATTCCACTTCCAACAACAATTAAGTTGTAATTTGTAAAACTGTCATTTTCCCAAAAGCTTATCATATGTGTTGAGTAGTATTGTCTGAATTGGTTGTTTTTTTGTTATGTAATTGCAAAATAAGAAAGATCACGCTAAATAAATAGAAAAATTTTTATGGCAACGAGTATCATTAGAAAAGGTAAAGGAGTTCGTTTAAGAGAAGTTTCTGACGTTAAACTTGATAAAATTAAAATAGGTTTAGGTTGGGAATTAAGAAAAGGGGGGCATTTAGATTTAGATGCTTCGGTATTTTTATTAGGCGAAGATGGAAAATTACCGAGTGATGAATACTTCGTTTTTTATAATAATTTAGAATCACCAGATGGTATGGTAAAACATAAAGGTGATAATAGAGTAGGTGATGCTGAAGGCGATGATGAAGAAATTTTATTGAATTTACCTTATATCTCTCCATCGGTTAAAGAATTGGTGTTTGTAGTTAGTATTTACGATGCCCAAAATAGACGACATAATTTTGGTAACTTAGAAGAGGCATACATAAGAGTGGTTAATTTAAAGGATAGCAAGGAAATCTTAAATTTTGATCTTGATGCCGATTATGGAGATGATACCGAGGTTGAATTTGCAAAAATGAGAAGAGAAGATGATGGATGGCGTTTTATACCTACCGGTGTGGGGTCTAAAATTGGTTTGCAAGGATATGTTGATAAGTACATTCCTGAATTATAAAAAAAATTGGCTTACTAATCAAAAATTAGCATCTTCGCAGAAAATTACTTGTTTGTAAAGTGACGAAACACTTATCATTTTACATGATTTAAGAAACCATACTATGTATTTCTGTACTATAAGATGATTATTGAACCTTTACTACAGAAATTACCTTTATACTAAACGAAAATCCATCACTATTTAAACCATATAAATCATGAAAGTTGGAATTATCAAAGAGGGGAAAGTTCCTCAGGATAAAAGAGTTGCATTAACACCTGCTCAATGTGAAGAAGTTCTAGAAAAATACCCAGAGGTAGAAATTTACGTTCAAAAAAGCCCTATTCGTTGCTACGAAGATAAAGAATATGAAGAGTTGGGTATTGCCGTGGTTGATAGTGTAGAAGATTGCGATATCTTATTAGGTATTAAAGAAGTGCCGATTAAAGAATTGGTGCCTAATAAAAAATATTTCTTCTTTTCGCATACAATCAAAAAGCAGCCATATAATAGAGAATTGTTAAATGCGATTCTTGATAATAATATATCAATTGCAGATTACGAAGTACTTACTAAAGAAGATGGTTCAAGAGTTATTGCTTTTGGTCGTTTTGCAGGTTTAGTTGGTGCTTACAATGGTTTATTAGCTTACGGTAAACGTCACAAATCATTTGATTTAAAACCAGCTCATTTATGTCATGATTTAAATGAATTGTGGATTGAATGTAAAAAAGTAATATTACCTTCTGATTTTAAAATTGTATTAACAGGTAGTGGTCGTGTTTCTAACGGAGCGGTTGAAACACTTTTAGCAGCAGGAGTTAAAAAAGTAAGCAAAGAAGATTATTTAAATCAAACATTTGATTACCCAGTGTTTGTACAATTAAGATCAAAAGATTACCATGCTAAGAAAGATGGTTCTGCTTTTGAAATTAAAGATTTCTTTGCTAATCCTGGAGATTTCAAATCTACATTTACTGATTTTATTCCGGTATCTAATATGTTAGTAGCAGGCGCATTCTGGCATCCTGCAGCACCAGTATTATTTACGAGAGAAGATATTTTAAAAGATGATTTTAAAATTGAAGTAATTGCAGATGTAACTTGTGATATTGAAGGTTCTATTCCTTCTACATTACAACCTTCTACAATTGTAGATCCTTTATACGATTATAATCCAGTAACAGGGAAAGTAGAAGAAGCACTGTCTAGTGATAAAAATATTACAGTAATGGCTGTTGATAATTTACCAAACGAATTACCAAGAGATGCTTCAGAATCATTTGGACGTCAGATGATTGATAATGTATTAGAAGATCTATTTGTTACAAATAAAGGTGTAGTAAGTGGAGCAACAATTACAGATAATAAAAAATTGACAGAGAAATTTAGTTATCTACAAGATTACGTAGATGGGAAAGAGTAATTTTAAGTAATTTCTTTTAAATTTATAAGATAAATCACGTAGTAAATCAATTGCTACGTGATTTTTTTTATGCTCAAAATCAGTAATTTATATATTTAAACTTATTTTAGTACAATAATTTACTTATTTTATTTACGTATAATTACTTTATTTGTGTGTCGATTGTAAGCGTGTGCATCGAAATTACTTTTCTACTATCATCTATTTAGAACAAACAAATGACTAAATTTTTCACCTTAATTACTATCTTCCTTATGGCACCATTGTGTTCAATTGCTATTGAGGAACAACTGACAGAAGTATCATCTTCTTACATAAATATGGATACATTGTGGGTATTATTATCTGCAGTATTGGTTTTTTTTATGCAAGCAGGCTTTAAAACGTTAGAAACGGGATTGGTTAAAAAAGAACACCGTGCCAGTGTAGGAAGCAAGAACTTATTAGATTTAGTAGCTGGTATCGTCGGCTTCTTTTTAGTAGGTTTTGGGTTTATGTTTGGCACATCTTATTATGGTGTTATAGGAATAGACACCGACCTATTTTTAGGAAACAATTTTGAACATGGTACATTAGGAATTCCTGGTGTAGTATTTTTCTTATTTCAATTAGTATTTGCAGGAACAGCACTTACTATAGTTTCTGGAGCAATGTCTGGTAGAACAGGTTTAGTACCTTACTTTATTGGTTCTATGGTAACTGCAATTATTATTTACCCAATTTTTGGGCACTGGGCTTGGGGTAATCTTTATTATCCAAATAATGGAGCATGGTTGGCAGATATGGGCTTTATGGACTTTGCAGGTTCAACAGTAGTGCATACAGTAGGGGCAACCGTAGGTATTGTAGGTATGATAATGGTAGGTCCAAGATTAGGTCGATTTGACTCTAAAGGAAATGTTTTACCCGTTAAAGTTTCTGATTATTCTTACAGTATTTTAGGAGTAATG includes:
- the infB gene encoding translation initiation factor IF-2 gives rise to the protein MADQKMIRIGQAAKKLNVGHSTLVEQLKKKNIDIESSSPNAKITQEHFEMLKKMNAKSMQEKAEASQISISSQVGNTVIESKKKKGPKTENKEDDHLIIKNSAPSEKASSNPKKEKPAEPKPEPEAYSGRPGLKVVGKMDLETPKKVEKKPAAKKAPVKDKPAPAPKVEAEKPAVKAEKPKVEAKKPVQKEEPKASPAKATKAQETKPEQPKQEVKKQENKGKPAQKVEKANKPKEATTEAKAPAPTNEATAGENKAAISAKADELKGLTVVGKVDLSSFENRRKKKPKPVASSDDKNAQKKRKRKRVPVGNSDGKGPQGQQGQGGNRQGGQGQGQGGGNRQGGQGQGGNRQGGQGQGGNRGPGQGQGGNRGPGQGQGGNRGPGQGQGGNRGPGQGNRGPGQGNRGPGQGGQGQGQGSGEKTFRNADAQSSRTGTNKKKVGGGVAKKGKVSEKDIQSGMKRANSQLNQSGFKSTRGKHKQAKRSKREAENEARLQKEAAEQHIITVTEFISTNDLATMMDIGVSDIIMTCMNNGMFISINQRLDKETIELITTEFNFEAKFTSAEEEIDAPLEKEDKPEDLQDRAPIVTIMGHVDHGKTSLLDYIRNENVADGEAGGITQHIGAYDVTTKSGKRIAFLDTPGHEAFTAMRARGAKVTDVVIIVIAADDNVMPQTKEAINHSLSAEVPIVIAINKVDKPNANVDNIKNQLSQMNILVEDWGGKYQVFEISAKSGQGIDDLLEGVILESEVLELKANPNKNAAGTIVEASLDKGRGYLATVLVQNGTMRVGDVMLAGGYYGKVKAMLDHRGHRLKVAPPSTPVQVLGLSGAPQAGDKLNVLDSEREAREIANRREQLAREQSLRASQRPNLDLFKRLAQGELRQLNLIIKGDVDGSVEALSDSLLKLSNDEVEVRIIHKAVGALTESDILLAAADKENPTLIIGFQVRPTKNARILAEKEGIEVRHYSVIYNAIDDVKDAMEGLLDPDLEEKIVGNVEVRDVFKITKVGTVAGCYVTDGYIKRSSKIRIIRDGVVVYGGSDGGSVGALKRFKDDVAEVKFGYECGLSIEKYSDIKVGDVIEAFEVTETKRKLKSNNN
- a CDS encoding ribosome maturation factor RimP, which produces MELAAQIKKIVEQHLPDESLYVVKVDAKGARRLKVLIILDGDNGVTIEQVTKVSREVGHELDERDLIKDDEYQFEVTSAGIGEPLELHRQYVKNVDRKITVTRNNETKFTGTLKEVKEESILIDAEITEKGKKKVTIKEMEIPFNDIDNTVVEVSFK
- a CDS encoding c-type cytochrome, encoding MDLLLIHRIIVSTFLLIYLVKAVLMFVGKDAFQKFAKVIKVPEMIISLLFLVTGGYLLTVMPVYTPLLGIKFALVVASIPLAVIATKKYNKILMVLSVLCLVMAYGMAEMHRAKAKKIMTGGTENISAVHNGKELFTKKCSQCHGINGDAQKSNAPKLSESKLDKDGIEHIVRNGKGVMFKFSENDLSKEQLNAVADYVIKLRN
- a CDS encoding NAD(P)/FAD-dependent oxidoreductase, with product MISFWENDSFTNYNLIVVGSGIVGLTTAIEYKEKHPNNRVLIVEKGTLPSGASTKNAGFACFGSLTEICDDLKNMPKEEVISIVEKRFKGLNNLRIKLGDDALDFKQLGGYELITEEQAHYVTRMEEINALLYPIFNDNVFSDRSDDIGTFGFNKDKVQKLLFNKFEGQIHTGKMMSALLKIARQLDIEIITGTKIEEFYDLGDKVICSSYNNRAKIDFYANKCCICVNAFTQQLLPQLEVTPGRGQVLITHPIKNLPFKGTFHMDRGYYYFRNYGDRVIIGGGRHLDYDGETTTELKTTKPIIENLISILNTTILPNTPYKIDTKWAGIMAFGDKKTPIIKLLSDRIAIGVRMGGMGVAIGSQVGIELAHIVSNLEHQDQ
- a CDS encoding TerD family protein, with protein sequence MATSIIRKGKGVRLREVSDVKLDKIKIGLGWELRKGGHLDLDASVFLLGEDGKLPSDEYFVFYNNLESPDGMVKHKGDNRVGDAEGDDEEILLNLPYISPSVKELVFVVSIYDAQNRRHNFGNLEEAYIRVVNLKDSKEILNFDLDADYGDDTEVEFAKMRREDDGWRFIPTGVGSKIGLQGYVDKYIPEL
- a CDS encoding NAD(P)-dependent oxidoreductase, with the protein product MKVGIIKEGKVPQDKRVALTPAQCEEVLEKYPEVEIYVQKSPIRCYEDKEYEELGIAVVDSVEDCDILLGIKEVPIKELVPNKKYFFFSHTIKKQPYNRELLNAILDNNISIADYEVLTKEDGSRVIAFGRFAGLVGAYNGLLAYGKRHKSFDLKPAHLCHDLNELWIECKKVILPSDFKIVLTGSGRVSNGAVETLLAAGVKKVSKEDYLNQTFDYPVFVQLRSKDYHAKKDGSAFEIKDFFANPGDFKSTFTDFIPVSNMLVAGAFWHPAAPVLFTREDILKDDFKIEVIADVTCDIEGSIPSTLQPSTIVDPLYDYNPVTGKVEEALSSDKNITVMAVDNLPNELPRDASESFGRQMIDNVLEDLFVTNKGVVSGATITDNKKLTEKFSYLQDYVDGKE